The window ACCGGCGATGTCGCCGCGTAGCCGCCGACAAGCGGCCACAAAAGCCCCCCCCGACCTTTGACCATCCGTATCTGTCCGGGAACGCCCTGGTGTGCGGCGACAACCTGGACATCCTCCGCGAGCTCCCCAACGAATGTATTGACCTGATTTATGCCGACCCTCCCTTCAACTCGAACCACAACTACGTTGCGGCCTTCGGCGACAAGGGCGGGGTAGATGCCCAGCTCCGGGACATTTGGCGGTGGACCGTTGAGACCGAACGTGCCTATCAGCGACTCCCTCACGGCCCACTGCTGGACGCAATCAACGCCGTCCGGCTCCTAAGCGGCAACACTTCCCCTATGGCCGCCTACGCGGTCTTCATGGTCCGGCGGCTGGCAGAGTGCTGGCGGGTGTTGAAGCCTACGGGGAGTCTATACCTTCATTGCGACCCCAACGCCAATTGGCTCCTGCGGATACTGGTCGAAGCCGTTTTTGGAACCAGTCAATTTAGGAACGAAATAATCTGGGAAAGAACCAGGGGACGATCGGACGGCAGACAATGGGGGAACGTCACCGACACGATTCTCTTTTGCAGCCAATCGAATAGCTACCATTGGCGCAACGTCTACAAGGAAAGGCTGGCTGATGGGGACCAAACGACTGGTGATTTGACCGCTGCGGAAACCCGGAATGGTATTTCCGGAGAACCTTGGCGTGGGTACAACCCTACGGACTTTGGTCGACATTGGGCTGTGCCGCGCAACAGTCGATTTGCGGAATGGATTGAGGAAAACCGCATACCCGGCTACCTTGCGATAGACGACCCCCACGACCGATTGGATGCCTTGGACGCTGCCGGGATGGTTACCTGGTCTGAAAATGGACGGCCTTCCATCGTGCGCCCGTCCGAAGCGAGTGCGGGAGCGAAAGTCAATAACCTGTGGTACGACATCACCCGGGCGGACGGCGGCGAACGCATTGGCTACCCCACACAGAAGCCATTGGCCCTGCTGGAACGAATCGTTAGGGCCAGTTGCCCGCCGGAGGGACTGTTGCTGGACCCGTTCTGCGGGTGCGGGACGGCGGCGGATGCAGCGGCCAAGCTGGGCCGGGGCTACTTGGGGATAGACGTAAGCGCCATAGCCGTAAGGGTGATGGAGCAACGGCTGGCCAGCCGGGGCGGGGCGGCAACGCCAGTTGTGTACAAGCTGGGCTGGGAAGACTACGAATGGGAAGAGTTTGAGCGACGGGCATTGATGGGCCGGTCCGATGCGGAGGACGGGCGCCCCGGCCACGAATGGGCCGAGGATAAGGTTGCGGGGTTGCTCAACGCGGTACCCAATGCCCAGAAGGTAGGGGACGGCGGGGTTGACGCCCGCTATTACGCTGAATCCGACGTGGTAATCCCGATCCAGGTGAAAATGCACAAGGGGCAGATAGGCCGGCCCGACCTGGACCGGTTGCTGGGCGTACAGGCCAGTTGGCTGAACCAGGGGCAGAACGCCCCCATGTCGGTAATGGTAACGCTCTACCCTCCCAGAGAAGGGTTGCGAGTATTTGCCGAGCAACAAGGCCAGGTAGCCGTGCGGGGCGCTGACTATCCGGTAATGCAGGTGTTGAGCGTTCAGGAAATGCTGACCCAAGAGGAACGGCCCAAGCTGCCGCCGGTGGACCCGCGTTGGCTGGTAGGGAACACTCAGACCAGACTTTCCCTTTCATAGTGAACAAATGCTTGACAGATAAGCCGGTTTCCCCTATACTACGGGTATGGCGAATCGACTTTCTAAAGACAAGCAAATCCAGATACTCAACCTGCTGGTGGAAGGTTCCTCGATGCGGTCCATCAGCCGCGTAACCGGCGTATCCATCAACACCGTTACCAAGTTGTTGGTTGACGCCGGTGAAGCCTGTGCTAAGTTCCACGATGAAACTGTCCGGGGAGTTCAGGCCCGCAAGGTTCAATGCGATGAAGTCTGGAGCTTCTGCTACGCCAAGCGGCGGAACGTGGAGCGGGCGGTGGCTGCGCCGGAAGGAGCCGGGGACGTGTGGACCTGGACGGGTATAGACGCGGATAGCAAGCTGATAGTTTCCTGGCACGTCAGCCCTGGTCGGGATTCCGATGCAGCCATTGAGATTATGGACGATATGCGGGCGCGGCTGGAAAACCGGGTCCAAATAACCACCGATGGATTGAAGTCATACTTGGAAGCCATTGAGGGCGCGTTTGGCGGCGACGTGGACTATGCCCAACTGGTGAAGTTGTATGGGCCGGCCCCGGCTGAAGATGCCCGCCGGTACTCGCCGGTGGAGTGCATCGG is drawn from Chloroflexota bacterium and contains these coding sequences:
- a CDS encoding DDE-type integrase/transposase/recombinase, with amino-acid sequence MANRLSKDKQIQILNLLVEGSSMRSISRVTGVSINTVTKLLVDAGEACAKFHDETVRGVQARKVQCDEVWSFCYAKRRNVERAVAAPEGAGDVWTWTGIDADSKLIVSWHVSPGRDSDAAIEIMDDMRARLENRVQITTDGLKSYLEAIEGAFGGDVDYAQLVKLYGPAPAEDARRYSPVECIGARKETVQGDPDWDHISTSYVERQNLTMRMGMRRFTRLTNGFSKKLENHCHMLALYFVHYNFCRPHTKLNKRAGGYKTSPAMAAGLTDQVYDVDWLVDLVNAAQPVLGKRGPYGPRKSAISN